From Medicago truncatula cultivar Jemalong A17 chromosome 7, MtrunA17r5.0-ANR, whole genome shotgun sequence, a single genomic window includes:
- the LOC112416763 gene encoding myb-like protein V: MEDLGSTRFDGISNAVRRKRSQTSRRPRPDSQPIPDPEGRDFSPSSSTPPSEEAADKVVSSDENDGYDNTGSKRKEFNLNHCVTQPSSAGGRSSLNNRRSSEGVLAPANWKGSSSKFKDSFDSESKNADIYGGRNPESTSLGQLQDGLGSENRVKKVKLKVGGVTRTIQANSASNSASGSGSTSKSSRLSDSSRPRQKQQSNSDDNISPSAKKRGLKGFPWKDFKRGGFGLGKEETSMGKISIKNTSVKQGDKSEPVRKSKRVPKRRVLDGEFDDDADDEIRYLEKLKTSKVSAVYRDEEESSRKHRKLSSVSNMDNAVSSRSGKDGKKRSRSDRMLEDTDYEDEVESGSAGELEDKKKKKQRKESVDVLMDTKREMTLTTRQRALQSGKDASASNASLIEFPNGLPPAPPRKQKEKPTEEELLSKKTEAAIRRKMQVEKAARESEAEAIRKILGQDSSRKKREDKIKKRQEDLAQEKAAEAEKHASNTIRYVIGPTGTVVTFPGEMGIPAIINSKPISYPPPRENCAGPSCTNPYKYRDSKTKVPLCSLQCYKAVQAKATGKTTS, from the exons atGGAAGATTTAGGATCTACCCGGTTTGATGGTATCAGCAATGCTGTGAGGAGGAAAAGGAGCCAAACTTCGCGTAGGCCGCGGCCTGATTCGCAGCCTATTCCTGATCCTGAAGGTCGTGATTTTTCGCCATCATCATCAACGCCTCCTTCGGAGGAAGCTGCTGATAAAGTTGTTTCTAGTGATGAGAATGATGGTTATGATAATACTGGTTCCAAGAGAAAAGAATTTAATCTCAACCATTGTGTTACTCAACCATCTTCGGCTGGTGGGCGGAGTAGTTTAAATAATAGACGGAGCAGTGAAGGTGTTCTTGCTCCTGCTAATTGGAAAGGTTCTAGTAGCAAATTTAAAGATAGTTTTGATTCAGAGTCGAAAAATGCTGATATATATGGTGGAAGGAATCCTGAGAGTACGAGTTTGGGGCAGCTTCAAGATGGATTGGGGAGTGAGAACAGGGTTAAGAAGGTTAAACTCAAGGTTGGTGGCGTGACACGTACGATACAAGCTAACTCTGCATCTAACAGTGCTTCAGGAAGCGGATCAACTTCAAAAAGCTCTCGTTTATCGGACAGCTCCAGACCGCGCCAAAAGCAACAG AGTAATTCAGACGATAATATTTCTCCGTCTGCTAAGAAGCGAGGCCTCAAAGGCTTTCCGTGGAAGGATTTCAAAAGGGGTGGATTTGGTCTCGGGAAGGAGGAGACGTCGATGGGGAAGATATCCATAAAGAACACATCTGTTAAGCAAGGAGACAAGTCTGAACCTGTTCGTAAGAGCAAGAGAGTACCCAAGCGACGTGTACTGGATGGAGAATTTGACGATGATGCCGATGATGAGATTCGGTACTTAGAAAAacttaaaacatcaaaagtttcTGCAGTTTACagagatgaagaagaatcaAGCAGGAAACATCGAAAACTCTCTAGCGTCTCTAATATGGACAATGCTGTCTCATCAAGGTCAGGCAAAGATGGCAAGAAAAGATCTAGATCTGATAGAATGCTTGAAGATACAGATTATGAGGATGAAGTGGAATCAGGGTCTGCTGGAGAGCTAGaggataagaaaaagaaaaagcagaGGAAGGAATCTGTTGATGTATTGATGGACACTAAGAGGGAAATGACTCTTACAACGCGTCAACGGGCCCTTCAATCAGGCAAAGATGCCTCTGCATCTAATGCGAGTTTAATCGAGTTTCCCAATGGATTACCTCCTGCCCCACCTAGAA AGCAAAAAGAGAAGCCTACAGAAGAGGAGCTGCTGTCAAAGAAAACCGAGGCTGCCATTAGGCGTAAAATGCAAGTTGAGAAGGCTGCTAGGGAATCTGAG GCTGAAGCTATCAGAAAAATACTTGGTCAAGACTCTAGCAGGAAAAAGCGAGAGGATAAAATAAAGAAGCGCCAAGAAGATCTGGCACAG GAGAAGGCAGCTGAAGCAGAAAAGCATGCATCAAATACCATCAGATATGTGATAGGTCCTACTGGGACAGTGGTGACTTTTCCCGGGGAAATGGGGATCCCTGCGATTATAAACTCCAAGCCCATCAG TTATCCTCCACCTCGCGAGAACTGTGCTGGTCCATCATGTACAAATCCGTATAAATACCGGGATTCAAAAACCAAGGTTCCTCTTTGCAGTCTCCAATGCTACAAGGCTGTCCAGGCGAAGGCTACTGGTAAAACTACCAGCTGA
- the LOC11426620 gene encoding ATP-dependent Clp protease proteolytic subunit 5, chloroplastic, with product MVTSSIRFASLLLSPLTPTSSHSHTLSFASPSSRFSSNLGGSRNVTQKSYLKAKAVYVNDFLASEAEKNLIHGIWSIREDLQVPSSPYFPVHAQGQGPPPMVQERFQSVISQLFQYRIIRCGGPVDDDMANIIVSQLLYLDAVDPSKDIVMYVNSPGGSVTAGMAIFDTMRHIRPDVSTVCVGLAASMGAFLLSAGTKGKRYSLPNSRIMIHQPLGGFQGGQTDIDIQANEMLHHKANLNGYLSYQTGQSLEKINQDTDRDFFMSAKEAKEYGLIDGVITNPLKALQPLASAAEVNDRASV from the exons ATGGTTACATCCTCTATTCGATTTGcctctcttcttctttcccCATTAACCCCTACTTCTTCTCACTCTCACACTCTTTCTTTTGCCTCACCCTCATCCCGCTTCTCCTC GAATTTGGGAGGAAGTAGAAACGTTACTCAAAAATCTTATTTGAAGGCGAAGGCTGTTTATGTTAATGATTTTTTGGCCTCCGAGGCCGAGAAGAATTTAATTCATGGAATTTGGTCCATCAg GGAAGATTTGCAAGTCCCATCTTCTCCTTATTTCCCTGTACATGCACAAGGACAAGGACCACCACCAATGGTGCAGGAGCGTTTCCAGAGTGTTATTAGTCAGCTTTTCCAATAT AGAATAATACGTTGTGGAGGACCGGTTGATGATGATATGGCCAACATCATAGTTTCTCAGCTTCTTTACCTTGATGCCGTGGATCCTAGCAAG GATATTGTCATGTACGTAAATTCTCCAGGAGGATCAGTGACAGCTg GGATGGCGATATTTGATACTATGAGGCACATTCGACCTGATGTGTCCACTGTTTGTGTTGGATTAGCAGCAAG CATGGGTGCTTTTCTGCTAAGCGCCGGGACCAAAG GAAAGAGATACAGCTTGCCAAATTCAAGGATAATGATTCATCAACCGCTTGGTGGGTTTCAAGGAGGGCAAACTGACATAGATATTCAG GCAAATGAAATGCTGCACCATAAGGCAAACTTGAATGGGTATCTGTCCTATCAAACTGGCCAAAGTTTAGAGAAGATCAACCAGGATACCGACCGTGATTTTTTCATGAGTGCAAAAGAAGCCAAAGAGTATGGACTCATAGACGGTGTCATCACAAATCCCCTAAAAGCTCTCCAGCCATTAGCGTCTGCAGCCGAAGTTAATGATAGGGCTAGCGTTTGA
- the LOC11435288 gene encoding probable WRKY transcription factor 35 — protein MDSNASPKLESETSLELKPESQVSKKRKMVEKTVVTVRIGENVSKVKNEGLPSDFWSWRKYGQKPIKGSPYPRGYYRCSTCKGCSAKKQVERSSTDASLLIITYTSTHNHPDPTALSSTTNLAQQPKESKTETTKDLPVTSKEENQEQKQVEEEINSNKSTVSSSDQVTNEENFHYLQSTTHCSEDIIIDQEDPFKLNIEKSHIDKIDLLLEEEPLCYAQLKNMSASKSEEFDFFDELEELPMSSSILHFTRSIFSDERIPVAPS, from the exons ATGGACAGTAATGCCTCCCCCAAACTTGAGTCAGAGACATCTTTAGAGCTCAAACCAGAATCTCAAGTATCTAAGAAACG GAAAATGGTTGAGAAAACGGTTGTGACTGTGAGGATTGGAGAGAATGTTAGCAAGGTGAAGAATGAAGGACTTCCTTCAGATTTTTGGTCTTGGAGGAAATATGGACAAAAACCAATCAAAGGCTCTCCATACCCAAG GGGATATTATAGGTGCAGCACATGCAAGGGCTGTTCAGCCAAAAAACAAGTAGAGAGAAGCAGCACAGATGCTTCATTGCTCATCATCACCTATACTTCAACACATAACCATCCAGATCCCACTGCCCTCTCCTCCACCACAAATTTAGCTCAACAACCAAAAGAATCCAAAACCGAAACAACCAAAGATCTCCCAGTTACTTCTAAGgaagaaaaccaagaacaaaaacaggTAGAAGAGGAGATTAACAGTAATAAGAGCACTGTGAGTAGTAGTGATCAAGttacaaatgaagaaaattttcATTACTTACAATCTACAACACACTGCTCAGAGGACATCATTATAGACCAAGAAGATCCTTTCAAACTAAATATAGAAAAAAGCCATATTGACAAAATAGATCTTCTCTTAGAGGAAGAGCCACTCTGCTATGCACAGTTAAAGAATATGTCAGCATCTAAATCagaagaatttgattttttcgaTGAGCTTGAGGAGTTACCTATGTCTTCATCTATTTTACACTTTACGAGGAGCATTTTTTCTGATGAAAGGATTCCTGTTGCCCCttcttga
- the LOC11432528 gene encoding increased DNA methylation 1, producing MDSRSPPPHINIEPEYCPQAVFEWYRLTGLKDRKESFRRKDLALKAKQHLFYLGWRFWYIDKKCRWELRYTSPNAKNYTTLRKACHVCIEQGGCSLKHSSTAAPISSSPLELKKRSRESHETAAATIFSSALQLKKRQRKSKEAVARAFTLSALQSKERPGESEETAATSIYLPPLQSKEQLRKSEEAATTTAISSSPLQLKVQPRESEEAVARAFSLSPLQSKERLKESKEEAAASIYSSQLHLKEQPRESEEEAEAIAIPSEFDESTSDEDSEASSTSSESTSDEDSETSCSSSVKKATVTMVSTTMENENHVSQSEPEVTNSVGSGKKLKVLKTIKMEKNLEGYGRRGKVLKMSIMKKNSEGFGKRGKVLKRGGIRESYSIVSWLIENKVLVSGTHVFCRGSENIVKRGSIFSDGIVCNCCRVNFTVSGFEAHAGCTRHRPSISILLEDGRSLFKCQREARDQKGSHCIGEANSEANNDNVCSICGFGGDLVLCDRCPSAFHLGCLGLDRVPDGDWFCPTCCCKICYRPKCKQECADGNENNFLVCVQCEQKFHFGCVKTTRFGSSHTESNIKKKNWFCSVVCGNMFLCLKKLLGKPIKVADNINWTLLKNVSSDDDGGDFTSNEFSQEKHKLNAALGVLYEGFNPTIDALSGRELIKDLVFSRDSEHKRLNFRGFYTVILEKMGEVISVATIRIFGQKVAEIVFVATKEQHRGRGMCRLLMDELEEQLTRLGVGRLVLHSSEDAINTWTKSFGFARMTSEDKCKLIDNTFLEFHNSIMCLKPLNIPIWPRIA from the coding sequence ATGGATTCTCGTTCACCACCTCCTCATATCAACATAGAACCTGAGTATTGTCCACAAGCTGTGTTTGAATGGTATCGCTTAACAGGATTAAAAGATCGTAAAGAAAGCTTTAGAAGAAAGGATTTGGCTTTGAAAGCAAAACAACATCTTTTTTATTTGGGTTGGAGGTTTTGGTATATTGACAAAAAGTGTAGGTGGGAATTGCGTTATACTTCTCCTAATGCCAAAAACTATACTACTCTTAGAAAAGCCTGCCATGTTTGCATTGAACAAGGAGGGTGTTCCCTCAAACACTCTTCAACCGCAGCACCAATTTCTTCGTCTCCATTAGAGTTGAAAAAGCGATCGAGAGAATCCCATGaaacagcagcagcaacaatTTTTTCCTCTGCATTACAGTTGAAAAAACGACAGAGAAAATCCAAGGAAGCAGTAGCAAGAGCATTTACTTTGTCTGCATTACAGTCGAAGGAGCGACCGGGAGAATCCGAGGAAACAGCAGCAACATCAATTTATTTGCCTCCTTTACAGTCGAAAGAGCAACTGAGAAAATCCGAggaagcagcaacaacaacagcaatTTCTTCTTCTCCATTACAGTTGAAAGTGCAACCGAGAGAATCCGAGGAAGCAGTAGCTAGAGCATTTTCTTTGTCTCCATTACAGTCGAAAGAGAGACTGAAAGAATCCAAGGAAGAAGCAGCAGCATCAATTTATTCTTCTCAATTACATTTGAAAGAGCAACCCAGAGAATCTGAGGAGGAAGCAGAAGCAATAGCAATTCCTTCGGAATTTGATGAATCAACTTCTGATGAGGACTCTGAAGCCTCTAGTACAAGTTCTGAATCAACTTCTGATGAGGATTCTGAAACCTCTTGTTCCAGTTCTGTTAAAAAAGCTACGGTTACTATGGTATCAACAACAATGGAAAATGAGAATCATGTGAGTCAATCTGAACCAGAAGTTACAAATTCGGTGGGTAGTGGTAAAAAACTAAAGGttttaaaaactattaaaatggAGAAGAATTTGGAGGGTTATGGTAGAAGAGGGAAAGTATTGAAGATGAGTATAATGAAGAAGAATTCAGAGGGTTTTGGTAAAAGAGGGAAGGTATTAAAGAGGGGAGGTATAAGGGAAAGTTATTCCATTGTTTCTTGGTTGATAGAGAATAAAGTTTTGGTTTCAGGAACTCATGTGTTCTGTCGTGGTAgtgaaaatattgtcaaaagaGGGAGTATATTTTCTGATGGTATAGTTTGTAACTGTTGTCGTGTTAATTTCACCGTCAGTGGATTTGAGGCTCATGCTGGTTGTACAAGACACAGACCATCCATTAGTATCTTGTTGGAAGACGGAAGGTCATTGTTTAAATGTCAAAGGGAAGCGCGTGATCAAAAGGGGAGTCATTGTATTGGGGAAGCAAATTCTGAAGCAAATAACGACAATGTTTGTTCTATTTGTGGCTTTGGAGGTGACTTAGTACTATGTGATCGATGTCCTTCTGCATTCCACCTTGGTTGTTTAGGTCTTGATCGAGTTCCAGATGGTGATTGGTTCTGTCCAACTTGTTGTTGCAAAATATGCTATCGACCCAAATGCAAACAAGAATGTGCAGATGGCaatgaaaacaattttcttGTATGTGTACAATGTGAGCAAAAATTTCACTTTGGGTGTGTAAAGACTACAAGATTTGGATCTAGTCACACAGAGAGCAATATTAAAAAGAAGAATTGGTTTTGCAGTGTAGTTTGTGGGAACATGTTCTTATGTCTAAAGAAGCTATTGGGGAAACCAATTAAGGTTGCAGATAATATAAATTGGACATTGTTGAAGAATGTGAGTAGTGACGATGATGGTGGAGATTTTACTTCTAATGAGTTTAGTCAAGAGAAGCATAAGTTGAATGCAGCTCTTGGTGTATTGTATGAGGGTTTTAATCCAACTATTGATGCTTTATCTGGAAGAGAGTTGATTAAAGATCTTGTTTTTAGTAGAGATTCAGAACATAAACGCTTGAACTTCCGTGGTTTCTATACTGTGATTTTGGAGAAAATGGGGGAAGTGATTTCGGTGGCAACTATAAGGATTTTTGGTCAAAAGGTTGCAGAGATAGTTTTTGTGGCTACCAAGGAGCAACATCGAGGACGAGGAATGTGTCGTTTGTTGATGGATGAGCTTGAGGAACAGTTGACTCGCTTAGGAGTAGGAAGATTGGTTTTGCATTCATCTGAAGATGCTATAAACACTTGGACAAAATCGTTTGGTTTTGCTAGGATGACGAGTGAAGACAAGTGTAAACTTATTGATAATACTTTCTTAGAATTTCACAACTCTATCATGTGCCTTAAACCACTGAATATACCTATATGGCCTCGCATTGCTTGA